A genome region from Planifilum fulgidum includes the following:
- a CDS encoding aspartate carbamoyltransferase catalytic subunit gives MASVQTGRLKHLIDTKDLSREEIDHLLERARYWERKRGAEEGPFRGRFAANLFFEPSTRTRFSFEVAARRLGMEVLRFEEGISSAVKGESLLDTLRTLEALGVEVAVIRRGGPDILGELALRVRGIRLVNAGEGCTAHPTQALLDLYTLKRHFGEVKGITVAMIGDLRHSRVVRSNLWSLKTCGARVILSGPESMRAPDLEEHAPYVPLEEAIRQADAVMMLRVQLERHREALFSSAEEYHRAYGLTMERFVRMKPHAVIMHPGPVNRGVEIADELVEHPRSKIFDQMACGVPVRMAVLEWAMEGGERG, from the coding sequence ATGGCGTCTGTACAGACGGGGCGTTTAAAGCACCTGATCGACACGAAGGATCTGAGCCGGGAGGAGATCGATCACCTGCTTGAGCGGGCCCGGTACTGGGAGAGGAAAAGGGGGGCGGAGGAGGGGCCCTTCCGCGGCCGGTTTGCCGCCAACCTGTTCTTCGAACCCAGCACCCGGACGCGGTTCTCCTTTGAGGTGGCGGCGAGGCGACTCGGGATGGAGGTGCTCCGGTTCGAGGAAGGAATCTCCAGCGCCGTGAAAGGGGAATCCCTTTTGGACACCCTGCGCACCCTGGAAGCCCTCGGCGTGGAGGTGGCGGTGATCCGCCGCGGCGGTCCCGACATTCTCGGGGAACTGGCCCTTCGCGTCCGGGGCATCCGCCTGGTGAACGCCGGGGAAGGGTGCACGGCCCATCCGACGCAAGCCCTTCTCGATTTGTACACCCTCAAGCGGCACTTCGGCGAGGTGAAGGGGATCACCGTGGCGATGATCGGCGATCTCCGGCACAGCCGGGTGGTCCGCTCCAACCTGTGGTCCCTGAAAACATGCGGCGCCCGGGTGATCCTGAGCGGGCCCGAGTCGATGCGGGCTCCGGACCTGGAAGAGCACGCACCGTACGTCCCGTTGGAGGAAGCGATCCGGCAGGCGGATGCGGTGATGATGCTCCGGGTTCAGCTGGAGCGGCACCGGGAGGCGCTGTTTTCGTCGGCGGAGGAGTATCACCGGGCCTACGGATTGACGATGGAGCGGTTTGTCCGCATGAAACCCCACGCGGTCATCATGCATCCGGGCCCGGTCAACCGGGGAGTGGAGATCGCCGATGAACTGGTGGAACATCCCCGTTCCAAAATTTTCGACCAGATGGCCTGCGGCGTGCCGGTGCGGATGGCCGTGCTGGAATGGGCGATGGAAGGGGGCGAAAGGGGATGA
- the uraA gene encoding uracil permease, translating into MNKRIVMDVHERPRPLQWLALSLQHLFAMFGATILVPVLTGLNPAVALLSSGIGTLTYLIVTRGKIPAYLGSSFAFIVPIITVSQTEGTGAALFGCFLAGLVYGVVALLIYRFGVGWLHHLLPPVVIGSVVIVIGLALAGVAVDMASTEQVTRELPKTVEGFHSLPGTVENVDTEAGTVTLKVYSLKHFAVALATLAIAIVASIFFRGFWNLIPVLIGIVGGYGVAAAAGLVDFTPVKEADWFALPSFDTPTLSWKAALVIVPVALVTLAEHIGHLMVTSGIMNRDLAKDPGLHRSLLGDGLATSIAALIGGPPNTTYGENIGVMAITRIFSVYVIGGAALLACSFAFIGKLSALISTIPSAVMGGVSILLFGIIASAGLRMLVDDKVDFGDRRNLVIASVVLVIGVGGAALKFAGIHFEVEGMALATIVGILLNLLLPKSKREQAPAIAQTAGKSG; encoded by the coding sequence ATGAACAAGCGGATTGTGATGGATGTCCACGAGCGGCCGAGGCCGCTTCAGTGGCTGGCGCTCAGCTTGCAGCACCTTTTTGCGATGTTCGGCGCGACGATTCTGGTCCCCGTCCTGACCGGTCTCAACCCGGCGGTGGCGCTTCTATCCAGCGGAATCGGCACCTTGACGTATCTGATCGTGACCCGGGGGAAAATCCCCGCCTATTTGGGTTCCTCCTTCGCCTTCATCGTTCCGATCATCACCGTGTCCCAGACGGAGGGAACGGGGGCGGCCCTGTTCGGCTGTTTCCTGGCCGGGCTGGTATACGGCGTGGTCGCGCTCTTGATCTACCGGTTCGGTGTGGGCTGGCTCCACCATCTGCTGCCGCCGGTGGTGATCGGATCGGTGGTGATCGTGATCGGCCTCGCATTGGCCGGGGTGGCCGTCGACATGGCCAGCACGGAACAGGTGACGCGGGAATTGCCGAAAACCGTGGAAGGATTCCACTCCCTGCCCGGAACCGTGGAAAACGTGGACACGGAGGCGGGGACGGTCACTCTGAAGGTGTACTCCCTGAAACATTTTGCCGTCGCCCTGGCCACCCTGGCCATCGCCATCGTCGCCAGCATCTTTTTCCGGGGATTTTGGAACCTGATCCCGGTGTTGATCGGCATCGTCGGGGGATACGGGGTGGCGGCCGCGGCCGGGTTGGTGGACTTCACGCCGGTGAAGGAGGCGGATTGGTTTGCTCTGCCCTCCTTTGACACCCCGACCCTCTCCTGGAAAGCGGCGCTGGTCATCGTTCCGGTCGCCCTCGTCACCTTGGCGGAACACATCGGCCACCTGATGGTGACCAGCGGCATCATGAACCGGGATCTCGCCAAGGATCCGGGACTCCACCGCTCCCTCCTCGGCGACGGGCTGGCCACCTCCATCGCCGCTCTCATCGGGGGACCGCCCAACACCACCTACGGGGAGAACATCGGGGTGATGGCGATCACCCGCATTTTCAGCGTCTACGTGATCGGCGGCGCGGCGCTCCTCGCCTGCAGCTTCGCCTTCATCGGCAAGCTCTCGGCCCTGATCTCCACGATTCCGTCCGCCGTGATGGGAGGCGTTTCCATCCTCCTGTTCGGGATCATCGCCTCGGCGGGATTGCGCATGCTGGTGGACGACAAGGTGGATTTCGGCGACCGCCGCAATCTGGTGATCGCCTCCGTCGTCCTGGTGATCGGAGTCGGCGGGGCCGCCCTGAAATTTGCGGGGATTCATTTCGAGGTGGAGGGGATGGCCTTGGCGACCATCGTCGGCATCCTGCTCAACCTGCTTCTTCCCAAGTCCAAAAGGGAACAGGCTCCGGCGATTGCGCAGACGGCCGGAAAGTCGGGATAA
- the pyrR gene encoding bifunctional pyr operon transcriptional regulator/uracil phosphoribosyltransferase PyrR produces the protein MTAGKIILDEAAIRRALTRIAHEILERNKGVKDCVLIGIRTRGIYLARRLAERIRKIEGESVPVGELDITLYRDDLSEKAEQPEVRGTEIPFEIHGKKVILVDDVLYTGRTVRAAMDALIDRGRPRMIQLAVLIDRGHRELPIRPDYVGKNVPTSRDEVISVHVSEIDKKDQVILKKRNTPL, from the coding sequence GTGACTGCGGGAAAAATCATTCTGGATGAGGCGGCGATCCGACGGGCGTTGACGCGGATTGCCCATGAGATCCTGGAGAGGAACAAGGGCGTGAAGGATTGCGTTTTGATCGGAATTCGGACCCGGGGCATCTATCTGGCCCGGCGGCTTGCGGAACGGATCCGGAAGATCGAGGGGGAATCGGTGCCCGTGGGGGAGCTGGACATCACCCTGTACCGGGATGACTTGTCGGAAAAGGCGGAGCAGCCCGAGGTGCGGGGCACGGAGATCCCCTTCGAGATCCACGGAAAAAAGGTGATCCTCGTTGATGACGTCCTGTACACGGGTCGGACCGTGCGGGCGGCGATGGATGCGCTGATCGACCGGGGACGCCCGCGGATGATCCAACTCGCCGTTCTGATCGACCGGGGACATCGCGAATTGCCGATCCGTCCCGACTACGTGGGCAAGAACGTGCCCACTTCCCGGGACGAAGTCATCTCGGTCCACGTTTCGGAAATTGACAAGAAAGACCAAGTGATTCTCAAAAAGCGGAACACCCCCCTTTAA